The following is a genomic window from Buchnera aphidicola (Neophyllaphis podocarpi).
AAGAAAGATTAAAAAAAATAAAATTAAGTAAGGTTAATCTAAATGACAAACGAATATAGAATATCTGTTCTTCCCGGCGACGGAATAGGACCAGAAGTTATGTTTGAAGCAAAAAAGATATTAAAATTAATTTCAAAAAAATTTAATTTAAATATAAAAATTAAAGAATATGAAGTTGGAGGAAAATCTATTGAAAAATATGGTACTCCTTTGACTAAAAAAACAATAATAGGTTGTGAAAAATCTGATGCAATACTTTTTGGTTCAGTAGGAGGACCAAAATGGGATTCATTGCCTATTGATAAAAGACCTGAAAGAGGTTCTCTTTTAAAATTAAGACAAAAGTTTAATTTATTTGCAAATTTACGCCCATCAATTTTATATCCTGAGTTAGTTGATTTTTGTCCTTTAAAAAGAAATATTTCTAATCTGGGCTTTGATATTTTATGTGTAAGAGAATTAACTGGAGGAATTTATTTTGGAAAACCTAGAGGAACTAAATTTAATGAAAAAAAAGAGGAATATGCTTTTGATACTGAAATATATTTCGCTTCAGAAATACAAAGAATTGCAAATTTAGCATTTAAATTATCAACAAAAAGAAAAAAGAAATTGACATTAATCGATAAAGCTAATGTTTTAGAAAGTTCTATTTTATGGAGAAAAATTGTAAAAAAAACATCTAAAGATTATCCGGACGTAAAATTATCATATCTTTATATTGATAATGCTGTTATGAAAATCATAAAAGAACCAAACAAATTTGATGTAATACTTACATCAAATTTGTTTGGAGATATAATTTCAGATGAATGCGCGGCAATAAGTGGATCAATAGGTATGCTTCCTTCCGCTAGTTTGAATGAAAAAAAATTTGGTTTATATGAACCTTCAGGAGGATCTGCTCCAGATATAGCTGGTAAAAATATATCTAATCCTATATCACAAATATTATCTCTATCAATGTTATTTAGATATAGTTTAAATCTAACATATATATCAGATTTGATAAACAAATCTATAAAAAATGCATTAAAACAAGGTTATAGAACCAAAGATATATCAGATGGAAGTAATTATGTAAGTACTCAAGAAATGGGAGATAAAATTTTGTTCGAGATTAATAACAACTGATGGATTATAAAATGAAAAGAACTTTATATCAAAAAATATACGAGTCACACATAGTAAGAAAAAATAAAAATTTAAATAATGCATTAATATATATAGATTTACATTTAATTCATGAAGTTACTTCTCCTCAAGCTTTTAATTCTATTAAAATTAAGAATAGAAGAGTAAGAAATCCAGAAAAAACCTTTGCTACAATGGATCACAATGTTCCAACAGATAGTAGAAATATAAAAGATTCAGGTATAATGGCACAAAAACAAATGAATGAATTGATTGATAACTGTAAAAAATTTAATATTAAATTATATGACTTAAAACATAAAAATCAAGGTATTGTTCATATCATAGGTCCTGAAAATGGAATGACGCTTCCAGGAATGACAATAGTTTGCGGTGACTCTCATACTTCTACTCATGGAGCATTTGGTTCTTTAGCTTTTGGTATAGGAACTTATGAAGTAGAACATGTTTTATCTACTCAAACTTTAAACCAAAAATACTATAAAAATATGAAAATTGAAATAACAGGAAATATTCCAAAAAATATTTCTGCAAAAGATATTGTCTTATATATAATAGGAAAAATGAGTTCTTCTGGATGTAATGGATATATTATAGAATTTTGCGGAGAAGTAGTTTCAAATTTAAGTATGGAAGGTAGAATGACTATTTGTAATATGTCTATCGAAATGGGAGCTAAATCAGGAATAATTGCCCCAGATGAAATAACATACAAATATTTAAAAAATAGAAAATATTCACCTAAAGGAGAAAATTGGGAAAAAAGTTTGAAATATTGGAATAATTTAAAATCAGATGAAAATGCTTTATTTGATAAAATAGTTCGATTTAATATAAGTAACATTGAACCTCAAATTACCTGGGGAACAAATCCAGGACAAGTAATTTCAATAAATGAAAAAATACCTGAAATAAGTGATTTTAAAGATCCAATAGAAAAAAAATCAGCAATAAAATCTTTAGAATATATGAACATTAAACCAGGTCAGAGTCTTAAAAATTTATCAATTAATAAAGTTTTTATAGGATCTTGTACTAATGGAAGAATTGAAGATTTAAGAGATGCTGCAATTGTCGCAAAAGGTAATAAAATCGCTAAAAATGTAGAATGTTTAGTAGTTCCAGGATCTCAAAAAGTTAAGATTCAAGCTGAAAAAGAAGGATTAGATAAAATATTTTTAGAAGCAGGTTTTGAATGGAGATTACCAGGTTGTTCTCTTTGTTTGGCAATGAATAAAGATATATTAAAACCAAAAGAAAGATGTGCTTCTACCAGTAATAGAAATTTTGAAGGAAGACAAGGTAATAATAGCATGACTCATTTAGTTAGTCCGTCAATGGCTGCAGCGGCCGCAATAACAGGATATTTTATAGACTTTAGAGATATAATATAGAATAAAAATATGATAAAATTTACAGTGCATAAAGGTATTATATTACCTTTAGATATAAGTAATATAGATACTGATATTATAATACCTAAACAATTTCTAAAAAAAATCACAAGAAGTAATTTTTCTAAAAATTTATTTCATAATTGGAGATTTATTGATGAAAAAGGTTTAAAACCTAATCCTTCGTTTATTTTAAATAATAAACTTTATAAAAATGCAAGTATATTAGTTACTAGAGAAAATTTTGGTTGTGGTTCTTCAAGAGAACATGCTGTTTGGGCTTTGCAAGATTATGGATTTAGAGTAATAATTTCTTCAGGTTTTGCTGATATATTTTATAATAACAGTTTAAACAATAACCTTTTGCTCATTATATTAAAAGAAGATAAAATAAATGAGATAATGAATCTTATAAAAAATAATAAAATTAACTATGCAGAAATCAATTTAAAATATAATTATTTAAAAATCATAAATAAAAAATATTCATTTCATATCGACAAATATTTTAAACTAAAAATAATTAAAGGAATTGA
Proteins encoded in this region:
- the leuB gene encoding 3-isopropylmalate dehydrogenase, yielding MTNEYRISVLPGDGIGPEVMFEAKKILKLISKKFNLNIKIKEYEVGGKSIEKYGTPLTKKTIIGCEKSDAILFGSVGGPKWDSLPIDKRPERGSLLKLRQKFNLFANLRPSILYPELVDFCPLKRNISNLGFDILCVRELTGGIYFGKPRGTKFNEKKEEYAFDTEIYFASEIQRIANLAFKLSTKRKKKLTLIDKANVLESSILWRKIVKKTSKDYPDVKLSYLYIDNAVMKIIKEPNKFDVILTSNLFGDIISDECAAISGSIGMLPSASLNEKKFGLYEPSGGSAPDIAGKNISNPISQILSLSMLFRYSLNLTYISDLINKSIKNALKQGYRTKDISDGSNYVSTQEMGDKILFEINNN
- the leuC gene encoding 3-isopropylmalate dehydratase large subunit, which encodes MKRTLYQKIYESHIVRKNKNLNNALIYIDLHLIHEVTSPQAFNSIKIKNRRVRNPEKTFATMDHNVPTDSRNIKDSGIMAQKQMNELIDNCKKFNIKLYDLKHKNQGIVHIIGPENGMTLPGMTIVCGDSHTSTHGAFGSLAFGIGTYEVEHVLSTQTLNQKYYKNMKIEITGNIPKNISAKDIVLYIIGKMSSSGCNGYIIEFCGEVVSNLSMEGRMTICNMSIEMGAKSGIIAPDEITYKYLKNRKYSPKGENWEKSLKYWNNLKSDENALFDKIVRFNISNIEPQITWGTNPGQVISINEKIPEISDFKDPIEKKSAIKSLEYMNIKPGQSLKNLSINKVFIGSCTNGRIEDLRDAAIVAKGNKIAKNVECLVVPGSQKVKIQAEKEGLDKIFLEAGFEWRLPGCSLCLAMNKDILKPKERCASTSNRNFEGRQGNNSMTHLVSPSMAAAAAITGYFIDFRDII
- the leuD gene encoding 3-isopropylmalate dehydratase small subunit, with product MIKFTVHKGIILPLDISNIDTDIIIPKQFLKKITRSNFSKNLFHNWRFIDEKGLKPNPSFILNNKLYKNASILVTRENFGCGSSREHAVWALQDYGFRVIISSGFADIFYNNSLNNNLLLIILKEDKINEIMNLIKNNKINYAEINLKYNYLKIINKKYSFHIDKYFKLKIIKGIDDIDITMNDFEKICAYESKIPNFLQRNFSQ